The proteins below come from a single Rosa rugosa chromosome 2, drRosRugo1.1, whole genome shotgun sequence genomic window:
- the LOC133729183 gene encoding uncharacterized protein LOC133729183 isoform X4, with amino-acid sequence MINGCSWIELQPLTSRNGCSWIELQPLTSRKHQLATIWLERKDSLAGLQDYEFWHVMYKYNSMHLKWLAVYIYRGSKTTKYDHVLFGDCHTIFTTYYASVRG; translated from the exons ATGATAAATGGATGCTCATGGATTGAATTACAACCACTCACAAGCCGAAATGGATGCTCATGGATTGAATTACAACCACTCACTAGCCGAAAGCATCAG TTGGCTACTATTTGGTTGGAGCGAAAGGATTCCTTAGCTG GCTTGCAGGACTATGAGTTTTGGCATGTTATGTATAAATATAATTCAATGCACTTGAAATG GCTTGCAGTTTATATATATCGAGGCAGCAAAACCACCAAG TATGATCATGTGCTATTTGGTGACTGCCACACTATCTTCACTACTTATTACGCCTCAGTCAGAGG TTGA
- the LOC133729185 gene encoding putative F-box/LRR-repeat protein 23 — protein sequence MAESGRCRRRNWTELPDELTAAILSRLGAVEILESAQKVCMKWRKISKEPLFWRKIDMRNDGDLDDCDYESMFSHIVDRSSGNVVDINIEHFGTDQLLTFITRSASTVRRIRLFSCDEVSDEGLSRMASKLRLLEELDISLCAGISHEAVKAVGRSCPLLKSFKFNKEWCRFSDDESDSDEYGSDFDVHDFDDSDDDYAHAPFARAPVVHAPVAHARVRKDDNVDALAIAGTMQDLHHLQLYGNKLTNDGLRKILDCCPHLESLDLRLCFNLNMGIDLETRCAERIKRLWLPHDSIEGKEFTARSDGYCFKWVELPDNITMSILSRLGTIDILESAQKVCMKWRKICKELKWNTIDMRNDSAPDITFDLEKMCRHVVDLSCGNLVDVNVEDFISDELLEYITDSSSGIRRLRLVCSYYISDEGLIEVASKLPLLEDLDISLCGNLSHKPVKVLGHSCRLLKSFKLNKEWHKYSDNFFEEIIDDEGPWSKDDDALAIAGTMHGLYHLQLFGNQLTNDGLKAILDGCPHLESLDLRYCFNLNLEGDLGRRCTEQIKRLLLPKDSIAGYGFLPSTDWQAPRSPKYNGGWGWDPFDDY from the exons ATGGCCGAATCCGGCCGATGCCGAAGGCGAAACTGGACGGAACTCCCCGACGAGTTAACGGCGGCGATTCTTTCACGGCTGGGAGCGGTGGAGATCCTGGAGAGCGCTCAGAAAGTTTGCATGAAGTGGCGCAAAATATCCAAGGAGCCTCTCTTCTGGCGCAAAATCGACATGCGCAACGATGGTGATCTTGATGACTGTGACTACGAGTCCATGTTCAGCCACATCGTTGATCGGAGCTCCGGTAATGTCGTCGATATCAATATCGAGCACTTCGGCACCGACCAACTACTCACCTTTATCACCAGAAG TGCGAGTACAGTCAGGCGCATCCGACTATTTTCTTGCGATGAGGTGTCAGATGAGGGATTGAGTAGAATGGCTTCGAAACTGCGGTTGTTGGAGGAACTTGACATTTCATTGTGCGCTGGTATCTCACATGAAGCTGTAAAAGCAGTTGGGCGCTCTTGCCCTCTTTTGAAGTCATTCAAATTCAACAAGGAGTGGTGCAGATTCTCTGATGATGAGTCTGACTCTGATGAGTATGGGTCTGACTTTGATGTGCATGACTTTGATGATAGTGATGACGATTATGCACATGCTCCTTTTGCTCGTGCTCCTGTTGTTCATGCTCCTGTTGCTCATGCTCGTGTTAGAAAAGATGACAATGTAGATGCACTTGCTATAGCAGGAACGATGCAAGATTTACACCACCTCCAGCTTTATGGGAATAAGCTTACAAATGATGGCTTGAGAAAAATTCTTGATTGTTGTCCTCATCTTGAGTCACTTGATCTGCGCCTTTGCTTCAATCTCAATATGGGGATAGATTTAGAAACAAGATGTGCTGAACGGATTAAAAGGTTGTGGCTTCCCCATGATTCCATAGAGGGAAAAGAATTTACCGCTAGATCAGATGGGTACTGCTTTAAATGGGTTGAACTCCCAGATAACATTACTATGTCGATACTGTCACGGCTTGGAACAATTGATATCCTGGAGAGTGCTCAGAAGGTATGCATGAAGTGGCGCAAAATCTGCAAGGAACTGAAGTGGAACACCATAGACATGCGCAATGATAGTGCTCCTGACATTACCTTCGACTTAGAGAAGATGTGCCGCCATGTTGTGGATCTTAGTTGTGgtaatttggttgatgtgaATGTTGAGGACTTTATCTCGGATGAGCTCCTAGAGTATATCACTGATAG TTCGAGTGGAATCAGACGCCTGCGACTTGTGTGTTCTTATTACATATCAGATGAGGGATTGATTGAAGTTGCATCAAAACTTCCGCTGTTAGAGGATCTTGACATCTCATTATGCGGAAATCTGTCTCATAAACCTGTGAAAGTGCTTGGGCACTCTTGCCGTCTTTTGAAATCATTCAAATTGAATAAAGAATGGCACAAATATTCAGACAACTTCTTTGAAGAGATTATTGATGATGAAGGTCCTTGGAGTAAAGATGACGATGCACTTGCTATTGCAGGAACGATGCATGGTTTATACCACCTGCAGCTTTTTGGGAATCAGCTGACCAATGATGGCTTAAAGGCAATTCTTGATGGTTGTCCTCATCTTGAGTCACTAGATCTTCGCTATTGTTTCAACCTTAATCTGGAGGGAGATTTGGGAAGAAGATGCACTGAACAAATTAAAAGATTGTTGCTTCCCAAAGATTCAATTGCTGGATATGGATTTCTGCCTTCTACCGATTGGCAAGCTCCCAGATCACCCAAATATAATGGAGGTTGGGGCTGGGAcccttttgatgattattga
- the LOC133732879 gene encoding putative F-box/LRR-repeat protein 23 yields MVRSSTKRNRLNSAELPNRTRRNWSELPEELTFQVLSRLGAIDVLTSAQKVCTQWRRMCKHPMVWRTIDMANDHFFHEVHYDLDKMCHHAVDRSFGRVEDINVEYFGTDELLKYITDSSSGIKRLRLAHCPKITDKGLTEVAPKLPLLEDLDFTSCKNISHEPLKVIGSSCPLLKSFKLDTWFKLPEDEVYDDTVFNIEEGEDTDVEVEVNAEVNANAVAVAEVVMDGEMDADALAIAGSMHGLHHLQLFRNELTNDGLSEILDHCPRLESLDLRYCYNLNLKGDLGIKCAERIKRLQLPDNSTDIPKTDLLKKDTVWFTYRSADDVEGHVADVIIFKTIDFTDDYEW; encoded by the exons ATGGTCAGATCCTCAACAAAGCGAAACCGCCTAAACTCGGCGGAGCTCCCCAATCGAACCCGGCGAAACTGGTCGGAGCTCCCCGAGGAACTCACCTTTCAGGTCCTGTCTCGGCTCGGAGCCATCGATGTTCTGACCAGCGCTCAGAAGGTGTGTACGCAATGGCGGCGAATGTGTAAGCACCCGATGGTCTGGCGCACCATCGACATGGCCAACGATCACTTTTTCCACGAAGTTCACTACGATTTGGACAAGATGTGCCACCACgccgttgatcggagcttcggtCGAGTGGAGGATATCAATGTTGAGTACTTCGGCACCGACGAATTGCTCAAGTACATCACTGATAG TTCAAGTGGAATCAAACGCCTCCGCTTGGCACATTGCCCTAAAATAACTGATAAAGGACTGACTGAAGTGGCTCCGAAACTTCCATTGTTGGAGGACCTTGACTTTACATCCTGCAAAAATATCTCACATGAACCTCTGAAAGTGATTGGTAGCAGTTGCCCTCTTTTAAAATCATTCAAATTGGACACGTGGTTTAAACTACCAGAAGATGAGGTTTATGATGATACAGTTTTCAATATCGAGGAAGGTGAAGACACGGATGTGGAGGTGGAGGTGAATGCAGAGGTAAATGCCAATGCGGTTGCGGTTGCGGAAGTGGTTATGGATGGGGAGATGGATGCAGATGCGCTTGCTATAGCAGGGTCGATGCATGGTTTACACCATCTTCAGCTTTTTCGGAATGAGCTGACTAATGATGGCTTAAGTGAAATTCTTGATCATTGTCCTCGTCTCGAGTCACTTGATCTGCGCTATTGTTACAATCTCAATCTGAAAGGAGATTTGGGTATCAAATGTGCTGAACGTATTAAGAGATTGCAGCTCCCTGATAACTCCACTGATATTCCTAAAACTGATCTTTTAAAAAAGGATACAGTTTGGTTCACCTACCGTTCAGCTGATGATGTTGAAGGTCATGTGGCTGACGTCATTATTTTCAAAACAATTGATTTCACTGATGATTATGAGTGGTGA
- the LOC133729183 gene encoding uncharacterized protein LOC133729183 isoform X3, whose amino-acid sequence MINGCSWIELQPLTSRNGCSWIELQPLTSRKHQLATIWLERKDSLAGLQDYEFWHVMYKYNSMHLKWLAVYIYRGSKTTKVVFMQYDHVLFGDCHTIFTTYYASVRG is encoded by the exons ATGATAAATGGATGCTCATGGATTGAATTACAACCACTCACAAGCCGAAATGGATGCTCATGGATTGAATTACAACCACTCACTAGCCGAAAGCATCAG TTGGCTACTATTTGGTTGGAGCGAAAGGATTCCTTAGCTG GCTTGCAGGACTATGAGTTTTGGCATGTTATGTATAAATATAATTCAATGCACTTGAAATG GCTTGCAGTTTATATATATCGAGGCAGCAAAACCACCAAG GTTGTGTTTATGCAGTATGATCATGTGCTATTTGGTGACTGCCACACTATCTTCACTACTTATTACGCCTCAGTCAGAGG TTGA
- the LOC133731248 gene encoding uncharacterized protein LOC133731248, producing the protein MRLRKPIKLEKGTITLAFPFKEGIMIGVDSRITRKQTIVSDKKQKFFEISSNIFCTMMGRVHVWENMALYVQQKVKSEERLRCAPATVSYAAEKALEHLEYEFSDYEYMEDEEELIFGTIIAGWQKTTGFELYSVNLDGNRAWKTDCKSLSSTILGSGAKYAGRVMDSVNNFYDMSSEGAADFALKALFMATFYDKWCGGTLHVYHVHENGYQEKRSLDALEVYSRYYNIYDLYTYEPMTFLLLYSTDYQPIAGDDLINLGSDEGLVAAHLVAKKRDFNIHRLVFNSENEASTAYEAIAKVEPRGASRFPRLQNFRLCELKIKSKRVPVYVQKSSSELLQSICELPPAPETNQCWLPRIIRLPSCFGCA; encoded by the exons ATGCGTTTGAGAAAACCAATCAAGCTAGAGAAGGGGACAATCACTCTTGCTTTTCCATTCAAGGAAGGCATTATGATTGGGGTTGATTCTAGAATCACGCGGAAACAAACTATAG TTTCAGACAAGAAGCAGAAGTTTTTTGAAATATCATCTAACATATTTTGTACAATGATGGGGAGAGTTCATGTCTGGGAAAACATGGCCCTATATGTGCAGCAAAAG GTAAAGAGCGAAGAACGTCTTCGCTGTGCACCTGCAACAGTTTCATATGCAGCAGAAAAGGCGCTTGAACATTTAGAGTACGAATTCAGTGACTATGAATATATGGAGGATGAAGAGGAATTAATATTTGGCACTATCATCGCTGGATGGCAAAAAACAACG GGTTTTGAACTTTATAGTGTTAACCTGGATGGCAACAGGGCTTGGAAGACAGACTGTAAAAGTTTAAGTTCAACAATACTAGGATCTGGTGCTAAATATGCTGGGCGTGTTATGGACTCAGT TAACAACTTCTACGACATGTCTAGTGAAGGTGCTGCCGACTTTGCCCTAAAAGCACTTTTTATGGCAACCTTTTATGATAAGTGGTGTGGAGGGACTCTACATG TTTATCATGTGCATGAAAATGGATATCAAGAGAAACGCAGCCTCGATGCTTTAGAAGTCTACTCGCGATATTACAACATTTACGACCTTTACACATATGAACCAATGACGTTTTTGTTGCTGTATTCTACAGATTACCAACCCATTGCTGGCGATGATCTCATAAACCTCGG ATCAGATGAAGGGCTAGTGGCAGCTCATCTTGTAGCAAAGAAGCGAGACTTTAACATCCACCGCCTCGTGTTCAACTCTGAGAATGAGGCTTCAACAGCATACGAAGCTATTGCTAAAGTTGAGCCTAGAGGTGCATCTAGGTTCCCGCGTCTGCAAAATTTTCGTCTTTGTGAATTAAAAATAAAGAGTAAAAGAGTTCCAGTATATGTCCAAAAAAGCTCAAGCGAATTGTTGCAAAGCATATGCGAATTGCCTCCAGCTCCAGAGACCAACCAATGTTGGCTGCCACGCATAATCAGATTGCCTTCATGTTTCGGGTGTGCATGA
- the LOC133729183 gene encoding uncharacterized protein LOC133729183 isoform X6: MINGCSWIELQPLTSRNGCSWIELQPLTSRKHQLATIWLERKDSLAGLQFIYIEAAKPPSMIMCYLVTATLSSLLITPQSEVDGLWYGVKNIE, from the exons ATGATAAATGGATGCTCATGGATTGAATTACAACCACTCACAAGCCGAAATGGATGCTCATGGATTGAATTACAACCACTCACTAGCCGAAAGCATCAG TTGGCTACTATTTGGTTGGAGCGAAAGGATTCCTTAGCTG GCTTGCAGTTTATATATATCGAGGCAGCAAAACCACCAAG TATGATCATGTGCTATTTGGTGACTGCCACACTATCTTCACTACTTATTACGCCTCAGTCAGAGG TTGATGGGCTTTGGTATGGTGTTAAGAACATCGAGTAA
- the LOC133729183 gene encoding uncharacterized protein LOC133729183 isoform X5 has protein sequence MINGCSWIELQPLTSRNGCSWIELQPLTSRKHQLATIWLERKDSLAGLQFIYIEAAKPPRLCLCSMIMCYLVTATLSSLLITPQSEVDGLWYGVKNIE, from the exons ATGATAAATGGATGCTCATGGATTGAATTACAACCACTCACAAGCCGAAATGGATGCTCATGGATTGAATTACAACCACTCACTAGCCGAAAGCATCAG TTGGCTACTATTTGGTTGGAGCGAAAGGATTCCTTAGCTG GCTTGCAGTTTATATATATCGAGGCAGCAAAACCACCAAG GTTGTGTTTATGCAGTATGATCATGTGCTATTTGGTGACTGCCACACTATCTTCACTACTTATTACGCCTCAGTCAGAGG TTGATGGGCTTTGGTATGGTGTTAAGAACATCGAGTAA
- the LOC133729183 gene encoding uncharacterized protein LOC133729183 isoform X1 — protein sequence MINGCSWIELQPLTSRNGCSWIELQPLTSRKHQLATIWLERKDSLAGLQDYEFWHVMYKYNSMHLKWLAVYIYRGSKTTKVVFMQYDHVLFGDCHTIFTTYYASVRGVLSSQLMGFGMVLRTSSNGANSEEIIDQLQ from the exons ATGATAAATGGATGCTCATGGATTGAATTACAACCACTCACAAGCCGAAATGGATGCTCATGGATTGAATTACAACCACTCACTAGCCGAAAGCATCAG TTGGCTACTATTTGGTTGGAGCGAAAGGATTCCTTAGCTG GCTTGCAGGACTATGAGTTTTGGCATGTTATGTATAAATATAATTCAATGCACTTGAAATG GCTTGCAGTTTATATATATCGAGGCAGCAAAACCACCAAG GTTGTGTTTATGCAGTATGATCATGTGCTATTTGGTGACTGCCACACTATCTTCACTACTTATTACGCCTCAGTCAGAGG TGTACTTTCATCTCAGTTGATGGGCTTTGGTATGGTGTTAAGAACATCGAGTAATGGAGCCAACTCGGAAGAAATCATAGACCAGCTTCAATGA
- the LOC133734379 gene encoding uncharacterized protein LOC133734379 — MGKIFRGISGNKIRSESQSLESCHVHKPTWIVTKSCPKRIYTIYCSLLIPGRYMVILVDLDLDEIVLDSSLAHGSKAEEPEAAYFPRKREITKTRSKPKPYVPKGFDMLPMYIFKTKDGEYYEGPAVRAGPIVCFRCHKHGDHWSDTCPENASALESRVTAAVTSKNTYDAVERTQTESVETESDPVERTQAEPVEAESDPIERTES, encoded by the exons ATGGGGAAAATTTTCCGGGGGATATCGGGGAATAAAATCAGGTCCGAATCTCAATCACTAGAGTCATGCCACGTACATAAACCGACCTGGATCGTGACGAAATCCTGCCCTAAACGTATTTATACAATCTATTGCTCTCTTTTAATCCCAGGCCGCTATATGGTGATACTGGTTGATCTCGATCTCGACGAGATAGTCCTCGATAGCAGTTTGGCTCATG GTAGTAAGGCCGAAGAACCAGAGGCTGCTTATTTCCCTAGAAAAAGAGAGATTACAAAGACGAGGAGTAAGCCAAAACCTTATGTACCAAAGGGATTTGACATGCTTCCTATGTACATTTTTAAGACGAAGGATGGTGAATACTATGAAGGGCCTGCTGTTAGAGCTGGTCCCATTGTTTGTTTTCGTTGTCACAAGCATGGTGACCATTGGTCTGATACGTGCCCAGAAAATGCTTCTGCTTTGGAATCAAGGGTTACAGCTGCTGTCACTAGCAAGAATACATATGATGCTGTTGAGAGAACACAAACTGAATCGGTCGAGACAGAATCTGATCCTGTTGAGAGAACACAAGCTGAACCGGTCGAGGCAGAATCTGATCCTATCGAGAGAACAGAATCGTGA
- the LOC133729183 gene encoding uncharacterized protein LOC133729183 isoform X2 — MINGCSWIELQPLTSRNGCSWIELQPLTSRKHQLATIWLERKDSLAGLQDYEFWHVMYKYNSMHLKWLAVYIYRGSKTTKYDHVLFGDCHTIFTTYYASVRGVLSSQLMGFGMVLRTSSNGANSEEIIDQLQ, encoded by the exons ATGATAAATGGATGCTCATGGATTGAATTACAACCACTCACAAGCCGAAATGGATGCTCATGGATTGAATTACAACCACTCACTAGCCGAAAGCATCAG TTGGCTACTATTTGGTTGGAGCGAAAGGATTCCTTAGCTG GCTTGCAGGACTATGAGTTTTGGCATGTTATGTATAAATATAATTCAATGCACTTGAAATG GCTTGCAGTTTATATATATCGAGGCAGCAAAACCACCAAG TATGATCATGTGCTATTTGGTGACTGCCACACTATCTTCACTACTTATTACGCCTCAGTCAGAGG TGTACTTTCATCTCAGTTGATGGGCTTTGGTATGGTGTTAAGAACATCGAGTAATGGAGCCAACTCGGAAGAAATCATAGACCAGCTTCAATGA